In Sorghum bicolor cultivar BTx623 chromosome 10, Sorghum_bicolor_NCBIv3, whole genome shotgun sequence, one genomic interval encodes:
- the LOC8072853 gene encoding LRR receptor-like serine/threonine-protein kinase GSO2, protein MRGSVAAFLLLVAAATSSSYFFVIAQALQQQQPQPAAAHHASIGVSCNPHEMEALLQFKQGITSDPAGVLFSWRQGGFHGQEDDDCCHWAGVRCSNRTGHVVELRLGNSNLYDGYALVGQISPSLLSLEHLEYLDLSMNSLEGATGQIPKFLGSLKNLEYLNLSGIPFSGRVPPHLGNLSKLQYLDISSGADTFSVDMSWLTRLQFLDYLNLKTVNLSTVADWPHVVNMIPSLMFLDLSDCMLASANQSLRQLNHTDLEWLDLSGNYFHHRISSCWFWNLTSLEYLNLAFTGTYGHLPEALGSMISLQFIDLSSNKISMPMVNLENLCSLRIIHLESCFSYGNIEELIERLPRCSQNKLRELNLQSNQLTGLLPDFMDHLTSLFVLDLSWNNITGLLPAFLGNFTSLRTLDLSGNNFTGGLPYEIGALTNLARLNLQYNGFDGVITEEHFGGLKSLQYLYLSYTSLKIEVSSDWQSPFRLLSADFATCQLGPLFPCWLRWMADIYFLDISSAGIIDGIPHWFSNTFSNCSYLNLAKNQLTGDLPRNMEIMSVERLYLNSNNLTGQIPPLPQSLTLLDISMNSLFGPLPLGFVAPNLTELSLFGNRITGGIPRYICRFKQLMVLDLANNLFEGELPPCFGMINIMTLELSNNSLSGEFPSFLQNSTNLQFLDLAWNKFSGSLPIWIGNLVGLQFLRLRHNKFSGNIPASFTNLGCLQYLDMAENGISGSLPRHMLNLTAMRGKYSTRNPIQQLFCTFYNIPEEYHSVSLSTVTKGQDLNYGSSSRILYIKMMSIDLSLNNLSGEIPEEIVALDALLNLNLSHNYFTSNIPKEIGELKSLESLDFSRNDLSGEIPLSVSNLAFLSYMDLSYNNLTGRIPSGSQLDSLYASNTYMYTGNMGLCGYPLTTTCSNIDTSMQSPLGGTEEGPDFFYLGLGCGFIVGIWMVFCALLFKKRWRIPCFPLFEKSYSY, encoded by the coding sequence ATGCGCGGCTCGGTAGCAGCTTTCTTGCTGCTGGTGGCGGCTGCCACCAGCAGCAGCTACTTCTTCGTGATCGCGCAAgcactgcagcagcagcagccccaGCCTGCAGCTGCTCATCACGCTAGTATTGGCGTGAGCTGCAATCCTCACGAGATGGAAGCGCTCCTGCAGTTCAAGCAAGGCATCACAAGCGACCCAGCAGGCGTTCTTTTCTCGTGGAGACAGGGAGGGTTCCATGGGCAGGAGGATGACGACTGCTGTCACTGGGCAGGCGTCCGGTGCAGCAACCGGACTGGCCATGTCGTCGAGCTTCGACTTGGCAACTCCAACCTCTACGATGGTTATGCTTTGGTCGGGCAGATAAGTCCTTCTTTGCTTTCTTTGGAGCATCTAGAGTACCTAGATCTCAGCATGAACAGCTTAGAGGGCGCCACTGGACAAATTCCGAAGTTTTTAGGCTCTTTGAAGAACCTCGAGTACCTAAACCTCTCTGGGATACCATTTTCTGGCAGAGTGCCTCCTCACCTCGGCAACTTGTCAAAGTTGCAATATCTCGATATTTCTAGTGGTGCTGATACATTCTCTGTGGACATGTCATGGCTAACACGTTTGCAGTTTCTGGATTATCTTAACCTCAAGACAGTAAACCTCAGCACAGTAGCTGACTGGCCTCATGTAGTAAACATGATTCCTTCACTGATGTTCCTCGATCTTTCTGACTGCATGCTTGCAAGTGCAAACCAGTCACTTCGACAACTGAACCATACTGATCTTGAGTGGCTAGATCTCTCTGGAAACTACTTCCACCACCGAATTTCGTCATGCTGGTTCTGGAACCTAACAAGCCTTGAGTACCTTAACCTTGCATTCACTGGCACGTATGGTCACCTTCCAGAGGCGTTGGGAAGCATGATATCATTACAGTTCATAGATTTATCGAGCAATAAAATCAGCATGCCCATGGTAAACCTGGAGAACCTATGCAGTTTGAGAATCATACACCTTGAGTCATGCTTCTCATATGGAAATATAGAAGAATTAATTGAGAGGTTGCCACGATGTTCGCAAAACAAGTTGCGCGAGTTGAATCTGCAGTCAAACCAACTAACAGGGCTGCTACCAGATTTTATGGACCATTTGACCAGCTTATTCGTTCTTGATCTCAGTTGGAACAACATAACTGGACTACTCCCAGCATTTTTGGGAAATTTCACTTCTTTAAGGACGCTGGACCTCAGTGGCAACAATTTCACCGGAGGCTTACCATATGAGATTGGTGCCCTCACAAATTTGGCCAGATTAAATCTGCAGTACAATGGTTTCGACGGTGTGATCACAGAGGAACACTTTGGTGGTCTAAAAAGCTTGCAGTACCTATATTTATCTTATACTTCCTTGAAGATTGAGGTCAGTTCAGACTGGCAGTCTCCCTTTAGACTACTCTCTGCTGATTTTGCAACTTGCCAATTGGGTCCGCTGTTCCCTTGCTGGCTGCGATGGATGGCGGACATATATTTTCTTGATATTTCAAGCGCGGGTATAATTGACGGGATTCCGCACTGGTTTTCTAACACCTTTTCAAATTGTTCATATTTGAACCTAGCAAAAAATCAACTCACTGGAGATCTGCCAAGAAATATGGAAATCATGTCGGTGGAAAGGCTCTATCTAAATTCCAACAATTTAACTGGTCAAATACCACCACTGCCACAAAGCCTAACCCTCTTGGACATCTCCATGAACTCTCTGTTCGGACCTCTGCCCTTAGGTTTTGTAGCTCCAAACCTAACAGAGCTGTCCCTATTCGGCAACCGCATCACGGGTGGTATTCCAAGATATATATGCAGGTTTAAGCAATTGATGGTATTGGACTTAGCCAACAACTTGTTTGAAGGAGAGCTTCCACCATGCTTTGGGATGATAAACATTATGACTTTAGAGTTAAGTAACAATAGTTTGTCTGGCGAATTCCCTTCTTTTTTGCAAAACTCCACAAACTTGCAATTCCTTGATTTAGCATGGAATAAGTTCTCTGGAAGCTTGCCAATATGGATAGGAAACCTAGTGGGACTGCAATTTCTACGGTTAAGGCACAACAAGTTCTCTGGGAACATTCCAGCAAGTTTCACAAACCTTGGATGCCTTCAATATTTGGATATGGCAGAAAATGGTATTTCTGGTTCTTTACCTAGACATATGTTAAATTTAACAGCAATGAGAGGGAAATATTCGACAAGAAACCCTATACAGCAATTATTTTGTACCTTTTACAACATACCAGAAGAATATCATAGCGTTAGTTTGTCTACAGTTACAAAGGGTCAAGACCTTAACTATGGTTCCAGTAGCCGTATTTTGTACATAAAAATGATGAGCATCGACTTGTCTTTGAACAATTTATCAGGTGAAATTCCAGAAGAAATAGTGGCTCTTGATGCACTGCTGAATTTGAACCTCTCACATAACTACTTCACCAGCAATATTCCTAAAGAGATAGGAGAGTTGAAATCACTAGAATCACTTGACTTCTCCAGGAACGACCTTTCTGGGGAAATACCATTGAGTGTGTCAAATCTGGCGTTCCTGAGCTACATGGACTTGTCATACAACAATCTTACCGGAAGAATACCATCTGGATCACAGCTTGACAGCCTCTATGCTTCAAATACATATATGTATACTGGCAACATGGGTCTCTGTGGGTATCCTCTCACAACGACATGTTCCAACATTGATACATCAATGCAAAGTCCTTTGGGAGGAACTGAAGAAGGTCCGGATTTTTTCTACCTCGGGCTTGGATGCGGCTTCATAGTGGGTATTTGGATGGTTTTCTGCGCCCTGTTATTCAAGAAACGATGGAGAATTCCTTGCTTTCCCCTCTTCGAAAAGTCATATAGCTACTAA